In the Juglans microcarpa x Juglans regia isolate MS1-56 chromosome 6D, Jm3101_v1.0, whole genome shotgun sequence genome, one interval contains:
- the LOC121234680 gene encoding transcription factor TCP4-like has translation MAEPFGRGSSRSIRSQLGGSCTSNKRRVGRKGRVKNQQPTKKKCAAPLKAGRGKAQGPSLDPQRNHHHQHQNPVLNSRHVQEEGEEEEDDQDSTSQQKEHHHHQQQEAVFHFQHHHLHQNQHLYGGLDSQPQPSQPPKKRSHFPSPQTCIEYAGKMRENHHQATTSSRLGIRSGGGEIVEVQGGHIVRSTGRKDRHSKVCTAKGPRDRRVRLSAHTAIQFYDVQDRLGYDRPSKAVDWLIKKAKAAIDELAELPAWNPTTSVITTTSQQEQYNQQPQIIDENENTIGIHRGPMDTIASSSRRTTTAMVGCDGGRVSETDMHNFQSVQMGQNPNNSCSFLPPSLDSDSIAETIKSFFPTGASAETMHSPSPIQYQNYPPDLQSRTSSQSQDLRLSLQSFHDPVDLLHRNQHQAQTYHHQNEQMQFFSGTTPLGYGGSSSAGWSEHHQHHPADTGRFQRMIAWNSAGADTGNANSGGGSGFVFNSPPPPPLFGQNQFSTQRGPLQSSNNTSSVRVWIDPSITTASAYHHQIPPTIHQSSTSSIGFASGGFSGFHIPARIQGEEEHDGISNKPSSASSDSRH, from the coding sequence ATGGCAGAGCCTTTTGGGAGAGGCAGCAGCAGAAGTATCAGGTCTCAGTTGGGTGGCAGTTGCACAAGCAACAAGAGGAGAGTGGGAAGGAAAGGGAGAGTAAAGAATCAACAACCCACAAAGAAAAAGTGTGCTGCTCCTTTAAAAGCTGGAAGGGGAAAAGCACAAGGGCCGAGTCTGGATCCTCAAAggaatcatcatcatcaacatcaaaacCCAGTTCTAAATTCAAGGCATGTTcaagaagagggagaagaagaagaagacgaccaAGATTCCACATCACAGCAAAAAGAGCATCACCATCATCAACAGCAAGAGGCAGTCTTTCATTTCCAGCACCACCATCTCCATCAAAACCAACATTTGTATGGAGGATTAGACTCACAACCACAACCATCGCAACCTCCAAAGAAACGCTCTCACTTTCCTTCTCCTCAAACTTGCATCGAATATGCAGGAAAAATGCGAGAGAACCACCACCAAGCCACAACATCGTCGAGATTGGGGATAAGAAGCGGAGGCGGCGAGATCGTGGAGGTTCAAGGAGGCCACATTGTTCGCTCCACTGGACGCAAGGACCGCCACAGCAAGGTCTGCACCGCCAAGGGGCCCAGAGACCGTCGTGTCCGTCTCTCCGCCCACACCGCAATCCAGTTCTACGACGTCCAGGACCGGCTTGGCTACGATCGACCCAGCAAGGCCGTCGATTGGCTCATAAAAAAAGCCAAGGCCGCCATCGACGAGCTCGCCGAGCTCCCAGCATGGAACCCCACGACTTCGGTCATCACCACCACCTCACAACAAGAGCAGTACAACCAGCAGCCGCAGATAATCGACGAGAACGAGAATACAATCGGTATCCACCGTGGTCCGATGGATACCATTGCTTCAAGCAGTAGGAGGACAACAACTGCAATGGTGGGCTGCgatggtggtagagtttcaGAAACTGATATGCATAATTTTCAATCAGTCCAGATGGGCCAGAACCCGAATAATAGTTGTAGTTTTCTTCCACCATCGCTGGACTCGGACTCTATTGCTGAAACAATCAAGTCTTTTTTCCCTACGGGTGCATCGGCGGAGACAATGCACTCTCCTTCGCCGATACAGTATCAGAATTACCCACCAGATTTGCAGTCGAGAACTAGTAGCCAGAGCCAAGATCTGCGGCTCTCACTTCAGTCTTTTCACGACCCAGTTGATCTTCTGCACCGGAACCAGCACCAGGCCCAGACCTATCATCATCAAAATGAACAAATGCAGTTTTTCTCCGGAACAACCCCATTGGGTTACGGTGGGTCCTCCTCGGCTGGGTGGTCTGAGCACCACCAACACCACCCAGCAGATACGGGCCGGTTCCAGAGAATGATAGCTTGGAATAGTGCTGGTGCAGACACTGGTAATGCCAACAGTGGAGGCGGTAGTGGATTCGTCTTCaattcaccaccaccacctcctttGTTCGGCCAAAACCAATTTTCTACACAGAGGGGACCCCTTCAGTCCAGTAACAACACCTCTTCGGTTCGCGTTTGGATAGACCCGTCAATTACCACCGCCTCCGCTTATCACCATCAAATTCCGCCAACAATCCATCAGTCCTCAACATCGAGCATTGGATTCGCCTCTGGCGGATTCTCCGGGTTTCACATTCCAGCACGTATCCAGGGTGAAGAGGAGCACGACGGCATCTCAAACAAGCCGTCCTCTGCCTCCTCCGATTCTCGCCATTGA
- the LOC121234681 gene encoding protein IQ-DOMAIN 1-like: MGSGDWFRSLISIKRVKEDRSKQAKVHSPTDKPNGSKSKDHSHNESSSSSNDRPIENLPDVPPVPVEEDVAATRIQTAFRAHMVRKKVCHLKKGTVRYQSLIQDQTVTQQASTALSHIHLWSRIQDQIRARRLRMVTEGRLRQKKSENQLKFEAKLHELEVEWCGGSETMEEILSRIRQREEAAIKRERAMAYAFSHQWRANSSQYLGQASYSLGKENWGWSWMERWIAARPWEIRVHSNSADSNKAQAKQSTLNKVANQPEKKISVSVKPAFSNEKGTTKAKDSVQPTTEK; encoded by the exons ATGGGTTCGGGAGACTGGTTTAGGTCATTGATTAGCATAAAAAGAGTGAAGGAAGATAGATCAAAGCAAGCAAAG GTACACTCACCTACTGATAAACCAAATGGGTCGAAGTCGAAGGATCATTCTCATAACGAGTCAAGTAGCTCCTCTAATGATCGTCCCATTGAAAATCTTCCTGATGTTCCTCCAGTTCCAGTCGAAGAAGATGTAGCTGCAACTCGGATTCAAACTGCATTTCGGGCAcatatg GTAAGAAAAAAAGTGTGCCATCTGAAGAAGGGGACGGTGAGATATCAGAGCTTGATTCAGGATCAGACTGTCACGCAGCAAGCATCAACTGCATTGAGCCATATCCATTTATGGAGTAGGATACAAGACCAAATCAGAGCTCGCCGACTCCGAATGGTAACAGAAGGCCGACTTAGGCAAAAGAAGTCGGAAAATCAGTTGAAATTTGAAGCTAAGCTTCATGAGCTAGAG GTGGAGTGGTGCGGTGGCTCTGAAACCATGGAGGAGATCCTTTCCAGGATCCGACAGAGAGAAGAAGCAGCAATTAAGCGGGAGAGAGCCATGGCATATGCCTTCTCTCATCAG TGGAGGGCCAACTCTAGCCAATATCTTGGCCAGGCTTCCTACAGTCTTGGCAAAGAAAACTGGGGTTGGAGCTGGATGGAGCGCTGGATAGCTGCTCGCCCTTGGGAGATCCGGGTTCACTCAAATTCTGCAGATTCAAACAAAGCGCAGGCCAAGCAAAGCACACTAAACAAAGTGGCAAACCagccagagaagaaaatatcagTTTCAGTGAAACCAGCATTTTCGAATGAGAAAGGAACCACAAAAGCAAAAGACTCAGTGCAGCCAACCACCGAGAAATAA